In Thermococcus celericrescens, the following are encoded in one genomic region:
- a CDS encoding S8 family serine peptidase: MPVASAGTTVSATGTSAPAGGSDSRPSYQVVSKEVSTAALNAIMAGQPNMVLIVRVKDGKLEEAKSELEALGAKVLDENKILNMLLIRIKPEKVKELNYVSVLERAWLNKERKLVPPDTREVLSTKTNAAAGEAEPKMYNSTWVINALQFIQDIGYDGNGTVVAVLDTGVDPNHPFLNITPEGKKKIIDWRDFTDEGYVDTQYQFDNVTNGVLIINKTFVVFAGLKVNSSTGYMEYVTETLHIDNVTISGITSANGVYHFGLLPERYFDMNFDGDTDDFYPVLLVNSSGNGYDVAYVDTDLDFDFTDEVPLGQYNMTYDVAVFNYSDYGPLNYVLAEIDPDGNYAYFGWDGHSHGTHVAGTIAGYDSNNDAWDWLSQYSGTYIDWWTETKTQTFNLDTTQGVAPGAQIMAIRVLRSAGGGYDWEIISGMTYAATHGADVISMSLGGNAPLLDGTDPESVAVDELTEEYGVVFVIAAGNEGPGINIIGSPGVATKAITVGAAVVPIEYETRMTFFYGILYWDWFDILPTYGYYGRDTNYDNIRIAYFSSRGPRIDGMFKPDIVAPGYAIYSSIPMWAASFEGLAEYYGLQPGPPGADFMSGTSMATPHVSGVVALLISGAKKEGIDYTPNKIKKALESGATWLEGDPYLGQEYTELDQGHGLVNVTKSWELLESMDGMKLPTVDHWADKSYSDFADYLGVDVIKGLYARNSVPKTVDWHIKYVGDTKYRTFNVYATEPWIKVPVSTITLVNNTDFVLTVEYDTDGLAPGLYVGRIIIDDPTTPVIDDEILNTIVIPENFTPENNYTLKWEDSNGAHMQTHHFVRIPENVDGLWTEVKYSNYLEYGIYTPYGMYVFPFQTSDEPHVVTDPAPGVWELVTSGFNWEYPTGYVGNLTASIYGVNITPNIWQVSRVYGDNNTGFTFNVNLKNIYTPINASIVAIGLGTYSASIESVADGEYFIKGIEVPEGVRQLKIKIGNPGVKDADLDLYLYNSKGKEVVDPSTYVGPTAEEEIVIDYPASGNYSIVVEGFDVKDENGNPTTTTFDLVVQMVVDNGNIKLNKNSVVLGIGESAELTANVTISKNLPAGVYSGVIEVVENNIYNDLYNYYDSNNYNRPDELARARATIATIPITVIVDRATLAVGIDSKSAVIGEAKEFTLTVKNAVNGEPVPNATVEIEGIKYATNENGTVKFNYTATGFEDEIDVTVTADNFVTYEGSFKLTVSEPETKPVTKPSAAVASEEPGANVQFDPEEDMTVKGNEVTLTVNGSTGKTATIMVKLPKGAQIKGVSAEPEGHLVDWWTEDGEKATYLFVKVRFASPVTVSVKYSVPTRSSIPTLNFLGYRYYHMYLQQFNELYQKALELGVDNETLQQALSHNETAAEYYKTAEEIAGGNLLLNLGDIRLLLPLRQAYLHEMKAVKILQKAVEEIENSEG; this comes from the coding sequence TTGCCGGTAGCGTCTGCTGGGACGACCGTGTCTGCCACCGGCACGTCTGCACCCGCGGGTGGCAGTGACTCTCGGCCCTCTTATCAGGTGGTTTCCAAAGAAGTCTCAACGGCCGCTCTGAATGCAATCATGGCAGGCCAGCCAAACATGGTTCTCATAGTCAGGGTGAAGGACGGGAAACTTGAAGAGGCCAAAAGTGAGCTTGAGGCACTCGGTGCAAAGGTGCTGGATGAGAACAAGATTCTTAACATGCTCCTCATAAGGATCAAGCCTGAGAAGGTCAAGGAGCTGAACTACGTTTCAGTGCTTGAGAGGGCGTGGCTGAACAAGGAGCGGAAGCTCGTACCCCCCGACACTAGGGAGGTTCTCTCAACCAAGACCAATGCCGCCGCAGGAGAAGCTGAGCCCAAGATGTACAACAGCACATGGGTTATAAACGCCCTCCAGTTCATACAGGACATCGGTTATGACGGAAATGGAACCGTTGTTGCCGTTCTCGACACTGGAGTTGACCCAAATCACCCTTTCCTGAACATAACCCCGGAGGGGAAGAAAAAAATCATAGACTGGCGGGACTTTACGGACGAGGGATACGTGGATACCCAGTACCAGTTTGACAATGTTACCAATGGTGTCCTTATAATAAACAAGACGTTTGTCGTCTTTGCTGGCCTTAAAGTAAACAGCTCGACCGGTTACATGGAGTACGTTACCGAGACTCTGCACATAGACAACGTCACAATCAGCGGCATAACCTCCGCCAATGGGGTTTATCACTTCGGCCTTCTCCCGGAGAGGTACTTTGACATGAACTTTGATGGTGACACCGACGACTTCTACCCGGTGCTTCTCGTTAACTCAAGCGGGAATGGCTATGATGTGGCATACGTTGATACTGACCTTGACTTCGACTTCACAGATGAGGTGCCACTTGGGCAGTACAACATGACTTACGACGTGGCGGTCTTCAATTACTCGGACTATGGCCCACTTAACTATGTCCTGGCTGAGATTGATCCCGACGGTAACTATGCATATTTTGGATGGGATGGCCACAGCCACGGAACTCACGTCGCTGGAACTATAGCCGGTTACGACAGCAACAACGATGCATGGGATTGGCTCAGTCAGTATAGTGGGACTTACATTGACTGGTGGACTGAAACAAAGACACAGACCTTTAACTTGGATACCACTCAGGGAGTTGCGCCTGGAGCTCAGATAATGGCAATTAGAGTCCTTAGGAGTGCTGGTGGTGGCTATGACTGGGAGATAATCAGTGGAATGACTTATGCCGCCACCCATGGCGCAGATGTCATAAGCATGAGCCTCGGTGGAAACGCCCCGCTCCTCGATGGCACCGACCCAGAAAGTGTTGCCGTGGATGAACTTACCGAAGAATATGGCGTCGTGTTCGTCATTGCTGCTGGAAATGAGGGGCCAGGTATTAATATCATTGGTAGCCCTGGCGTTGCTACAAAGGCAATAACGGTCGGCGCTGCTGTAGTCCCCATTGAGTATGAAACAAGAATGACGTTCTTTTATGGAATCCTTTACTGGGACTGGTTCGACATTCTGCCGACATATGGTTACTATGGTAGGGACACGAACTACGACAACATCCGCATCGCATATTTCTCAAGCAGAGGCCCAAGAATAGATGGGATGTTTAAGCCAGATATTGTGGCACCAGGATATGCTATATATTCGTCTATTCCCATGTGGGCAGCTTCTTTTGAAGGGCTTGCTGAGTACTATGGGCTACAACCAGGACCACCGGGCGCGGACTTTATGTCTGGAACCTCAATGGCGACCCCACACGTCAGCGGCGTCGTCGCTCTCCTCATAAGCGGGGCAAAGAAGGAGGGTATTGACTACACCCCTAATAAGATCAAGAAGGCCCTTGAGAGCGGCGCCACCTGGCTTGAGGGCGACCCGTACCTCGGGCAGGAGTACACCGAGCTCGACCAGGGACACGGTCTTGTGAACGTCACCAAGTCGTGGGAGCTCTTAGAGTCAATGGATGGAATGAAGCTCCCAACGGTTGACCACTGGGCGGACAAGTCGTACAGCGACTTCGCCGACTATCTTGGCGTTGATGTCATAAAGGGCCTCTACGCTAGGAACTCGGTTCCAAAGACGGTTGACTGGCACATCAAATATGTTGGGGACACCAAGTACAGGACGTTCAACGTCTATGCGACCGAACCGTGGATAAAGGTTCCGGTAAGCACCATAACCCTCGTGAACAACACGGACTTCGTCCTCACAGTCGAGTACGATACCGACGGTTTAGCTCCGGGCCTTTACGTTGGCAGGATAATAATCGACGACCCAACTACGCCAGTCATCGACGACGAGATACTGAACACCATAGTCATCCCGGAGAACTTTACCCCCGAGAACAACTACACGCTCAAGTGGGAGGACTCCAACGGGGCCCATATGCAGACTCATCACTTTGTTAGAATACCGGAGAACGTTGATGGGCTTTGGACAGAGGTTAAATACAGTAATTACCTTGAGTACGGTATATACACTCCATACGGAATGTATGTGTTCCCGTTCCAGACCTCTGACGAGCCACATGTTGTTACAGACCCGGCACCCGGAGTATGGGAACTAGTGACATCAGGATTTAACTGGGAGTACCCAACAGGATACGTTGGAAACCTTACTGCTTCAATCTACGGTGTCAACATAACGCCAAACATCTGGCAGGTCAGCAGGGTTTACGGTGACAATAACACCGGCTTTACCTTTAACGTAAACCTCAAGAACATCTACACCCCGATTAACGCGAGCATCGTCGCCATCGGCCTTGGAACGTACAGCGCAAGTATCGAGAGCGTTGCGGACGGTGAGTACTTCATAAAGGGCATCGAGGTTCCGGAGGGAGTCCGGCAGCTTAAGATAAAGATAGGCAATCCGGGTGTAAAGGATGCAGACCTTGACCTGTACCTCTATAACAGCAAAGGTAAGGAAGTCGTTGATCCGTCCACTTACGTGGGTCCAACGGCTGAGGAAGAGATAGTCATTGATTACCCGGCTTCAGGAAATTACTCAATTGTCGTTGAAGGCTTCGACGTTAAGGACGAGAACGGCAATCCAACAACGACAACCTTCGACCTGGTTGTCCAGATGGTTGTGGACAACGGCAACATAAAGCTCAATAAGAACAGTGTTGTCCTTGGAATCGGTGAGAGTGCTGAGTTGACTGCCAACGTAACGATTTCGAAGAACCTGCCCGCGGGAGTTTACTCCGGAGTCATCGAGGTCGTAGAAAACAACATTTACAATGATCTGTACAACTACTATGATTCGAACAACTACAACAGACCCGATGAACTTGCAAGGGCCAGGGCCACTATCGCCACAATTCCGATAACCGTCATAGTGGACAGGGCCACCCTCGCGGTCGGTATAGACTCCAAGAGTGCCGTCATTGGAGAGGCTAAGGAATTCACACTTACAGTCAAGAATGCCGTAAATGGCGAACCAGTTCCCAATGCGACCGTTGAAATCGAGGGCATTAAGTACGCCACCAACGAAAACGGTACCGTCAAGTTCAACTATACTGCGACGGGCTTTGAGGATGAGATTGACGTAACGGTAACCGCCGACAACTTTGTTACTTACGAGGGCTCCTTCAAGCTTACAGTTAGTGAACCCGAAACCAAACCTGTGACCAAGCCATCTGCAGCTGTTGCATCGGAAGAGCCGGGAGCCAATGTCCAGTTCGACCCAGAGGAGGACATGACGGTTAAGGGCAATGAGGTTACATTAACCGTCAATGGAAGCACTGGAAAAACTGCTACAATCATGGTCAAACTGCCAAAAGGTGCACAGATTAAGGGAGTATCTGCTGAACCAGAGGGACACCTTGTCGACTGGTGGACTGAGGACGGCGAGAAGGCGACTTACCTCTTCGTGAAGGTTAGATTTGCATCCCCCGTCACTGTATCAGTAAAGTACAGTGTGCCGACTAGGTCATCCATCCCGACCCTCAACTTCCTCGGCTACCGCTACTACCACATGTACCTCCAGCAGTTCAATGAGCTCTACCAGAAGGCCCTCGAGCTCGGTGTCGATAACGAGACCCTTCAGCAGGCCCTCAGCCACAATGAAACCGCCGCAGAGTACTACAAGACTGCAGAGGAAATTGCAGGCGGCAACCTGTTGCTCAACCTCGGGGACATCAGGCTGCTCCTGCCGCTGAGACAGGCATATCTCCACGAGATGAAGGCAGTGAAGATACTCCAGAAGGCCGTTGAGGAGATTGAAAACTCCGAGGGCTGA
- a CDS encoding DUF424 domain-containing protein produces the protein MIYVKIYRVQGEVLLAACDEELLGKTFREGDLKLEVKERFYRGELVEEDALGPLLHEATIANLTGERCVSKAIELGYVDEDRVLRIQGVPHAQMARLFL, from the coding sequence ATGATATACGTTAAAATATACCGAGTCCAGGGGGAGGTTCTCCTCGCGGCCTGCGATGAGGAGCTCCTCGGAAAGACCTTCAGGGAGGGCGACCTCAAGCTTGAAGTTAAGGAGCGGTTTTATAGGGGGGAACTGGTCGAGGAAGACGCCCTTGGGCCCCTGCTGCACGAAGCCACGATAGCCAATCTTACCGGCGAACGTTGTGTCTCCAAGGCAATAGAGCTTGGCTACGTTGATGAAGACAGGGTCCTCAGAATTCAGGGTGTTCCACACGCACAGATGGCCCGGCTCTTCCTCTGA
- the cdr gene encoding CoA-disulfide reductase: protein MGKTVVIIGGGAAGMSAASRVKRLQPEWDVKVFEATEWVSHAPCGVPYVVEGISPKEKLMHYPPEVFIKKRGIDLHMRAEVLEVDQGAVRVREPDGEHTYEWDYLVFANGASPQVPAIDGCGLEGVFTADLPPDAVAIREYMEKHDVRNVVVIGTGYIALEMAEAFVAQGKNVTLIGRSERILRKTFDKEITDIVEEKLKGALNLRLQELTMRFEGDGKVERVITDAGEYPADMVIVATGIKPNTELARELGVRIGETGAIWTNERMETSVENVYAAGDVAETRHLITGRRVWIPLAPPGNKMGYVAGSNIAGRDVIFPGVLGTSITKFLDLEIGKTGLTEAEAIREGYDVRTAFIKARTKPHYYPGARDIWLKGVVDNETNRLLGVQAVGAEILSRIDTAATMLTAGFTTRDVFFTDLAYAPPFAPVWDPLIVLARVLKF from the coding sequence ATGGGGAAGACGGTGGTTATCATAGGCGGTGGAGCGGCTGGAATGAGCGCCGCGTCTCGTGTTAAGAGGCTCCAACCCGAGTGGGACGTCAAGGTTTTCGAGGCAACGGAGTGGGTCAGCCACGCCCCCTGCGGCGTGCCCTACGTTGTCGAGGGCATCTCGCCGAAGGAGAAGCTTATGCACTACCCGCCGGAGGTCTTCATCAAGAAGAGGGGTATAGACCTCCACATGAGGGCGGAGGTCCTTGAGGTTGACCAGGGGGCGGTCAGGGTCAGGGAACCCGATGGGGAGCACACCTACGAGTGGGACTATCTCGTCTTCGCCAACGGTGCCTCCCCCCAAGTTCCGGCCATAGATGGCTGCGGCCTTGAGGGGGTTTTCACCGCGGACCTTCCACCCGACGCAGTCGCGATAAGGGAATACATGGAAAAGCACGATGTCAGGAACGTTGTTGTCATTGGAACGGGTTACATAGCCCTTGAGATGGCCGAGGCCTTCGTCGCCCAGGGTAAGAACGTCACCCTCATCGGCAGAAGCGAGCGCATCCTCAGGAAGACATTTGACAAGGAGATCACCGACATCGTTGAGGAGAAACTCAAGGGCGCCCTCAACCTCCGCCTTCAGGAACTAACGATGCGCTTTGAGGGCGATGGAAAAGTCGAGAGGGTTATCACGGACGCCGGTGAGTACCCTGCGGATATGGTGATCGTGGCGACGGGCATAAAGCCCAACACCGAGCTCGCTAGGGAGCTGGGGGTCAGGATTGGAGAGACCGGGGCCATCTGGACCAACGAGAGGATGGAAACTAGCGTCGAGAACGTCTACGCCGCCGGTGACGTCGCTGAGACGAGGCACCTGATAACCGGCAGGCGCGTCTGGATACCGCTTGCCCCGCCCGGAAACAAGATGGGATACGTTGCCGGAAGCAATATCGCCGGAAGGGACGTGATCTTCCCGGGCGTTCTTGGAACGAGCATAACCAAGTTCCTCGACCTGGAAATAGGAAAAACCGGTCTAACCGAAGCGGAGGCTATCAGGGAGGGCTACGACGTCAGGACCGCCTTCATAAAGGCCAGAACAAAGCCCCACTACTACCCAGGCGCCAGAGACATATGGCTCAAGGGCGTCGTCGACAACGAGACCAACAGACTTCTCGGTGTCCAGGCGGTTGGAGCCGAGATACTGTCGAGAATAGACACTGCCGCAACGATGCTCACCGCGGGCTTCACGACCAGGGATGTCTTCTTCACTGACCTGGCATACGCACCGCCCTTCGCCCCCGTCTGGGACCCGCTAATAGTTCTTGCCAGGGTTCTCAAGTTCTGA